Proteins encoded within one genomic window of Bradyrhizobium sp. CB1717:
- a CDS encoding AMP-binding protein, with protein sequence MYTGHHARLRPLQPAFIMAATGEAVTYRELDARSNRLAHLFRKHGLKRLDHYSIFMENNSRYLEACGAGERSGLYYTCINSFLTPGELAYLLVNSQSKILITSVAKLDIAREAIEACPEVKLCIVADGPGESERIVGLADVTANLPKTPIADEWLGTAMLYSSGTTGRPKGILRPLPEEPPKHNLPLFDFLTKLWHYREGMVYLSPAPLYHSAPQAAVNLTIRMGGTVIIMESFDPERYLQLVEQWGITHTQLVPTMFSRMLKLPEEVRQRYDLSSLEIAIHAAAPCPALVKDDIIKWWGPIIHEYYGATEGLGFTACNSEEWLSHRGTVGKVLLGDLHILDENMNPCPTGTSGQVWFKTGSPFEYFNDPEKTKEARSADGSMSTVGDVGYVDADRFLYLTDRATFMIISGGVNIYPQECENLLITHPKVADAAVFGVPNPDLGEEVKAVVQPMPGVRPGEALAEELIAFCGQQLSRQKVPRSVDFEKELPRLPTGKLYKRLLRDRYWGNKTSRIV encoded by the coding sequence ATGTACACTGGTCACCATGCCCGCCTGCGTCCGCTGCAGCCTGCATTCATCATGGCGGCGACTGGCGAGGCCGTCACCTATCGCGAGCTGGACGCACGCAGCAATCGCCTCGCGCATCTGTTCCGCAAGCACGGCCTGAAGCGGCTCGACCACTATTCGATCTTCATGGAGAACAATTCGCGCTATCTCGAAGCCTGCGGCGCGGGCGAGCGGTCCGGGCTGTACTACACCTGCATCAACTCCTTCCTGACGCCGGGCGAGCTCGCCTATCTCCTCGTCAACAGCCAGTCGAAGATCCTGATCACGTCGGTGGCGAAGCTCGACATCGCGCGCGAGGCGATCGAGGCCTGCCCTGAGGTCAAGCTCTGCATCGTCGCCGATGGTCCCGGCGAGAGCGAGCGCATCGTCGGTCTCGCGGATGTCACTGCCAATCTGCCGAAGACGCCGATCGCCGATGAGTGGCTCGGCACGGCGATGCTTTATTCCTCCGGCACGACGGGACGGCCGAAGGGCATTTTGCGGCCGCTGCCGGAGGAGCCGCCAAAGCACAATCTGCCGCTGTTCGATTTCCTCACCAAGCTGTGGCACTACCGCGAGGGCATGGTCTACCTCTCGCCGGCCCCGCTCTATCACTCGGCGCCGCAGGCTGCCGTCAATCTCACGATCCGCATGGGCGGCACCGTGATCATCATGGAGAGCTTCGATCCCGAACGCTATCTCCAGCTCGTCGAGCAATGGGGCATCACCCACACCCAGCTGGTGCCGACGATGTTCTCGCGGATGCTGAAGCTGCCGGAGGAGGTGCGCCAGCGCTACGACCTGTCGTCGCTCGAGATCGCGATCCATGCCGCGGCGCCCTGCCCGGCCTTGGTCAAGGACGACATCATCAAATGGTGGGGTCCGATCATCCACGAATATTATGGCGCCACCGAAGGCCTCGGCTTCACCGCCTGCAACAGCGAGGAATGGCTTAGCCATCGCGGCACCGTCGGCAAGGTACTGCTGGGCGACCTCCATATTCTCGACGAGAACATGAATCCGTGCCCGACCGGGACGTCCGGGCAAGTGTGGTTCAAGACGGGATCGCCGTTCGAATATTTCAACGATCCGGAGAAGACCAAGGAGGCGCGCTCGGCCGATGGCAGCATGAGCACGGTCGGTGACGTCGGCTATGTCGACGCCGACCGCTTCCTCTATCTGACCGACCGCGCGACCTTCATGATCATCTCGGGCGGGGTGAACATCTATCCGCAGGAATGCGAGAACCTGCTGATCACTCACCCGAAGGTCGCCGATGCCGCGGTGTTCGGCGTGCCCAATCCCGATCTCGGCGAAGAGGTGAAGGCGGTGGTGCAGCCGATGCCCGGCGTAAGGCCGGGCGAGGCGCTCGCAGAAGAGCTGATCGCGTTCTGCGGCCAACAGCTGTCGCGGCAGAAGGTGCCGCGCTCGGTGGACTTCGAGAAGGAACTGCCGCGGCTGCCCACGGGCAAGCTGTACAAGCGGCTGCTGCGGGATCGGTATTGGGGGAACAAGACATCGCGGATTGTGTGA
- a CDS encoding efflux RND transporter periplasmic adaptor subunit, which translates to MIGPDGSERFVKKHDFVQMRHCAIAGLLATSFALAGCGQPTSQAAAPPPAPVTVAQPVKRTVTDWDEFTGRFEAVEEVQVRPRVGGFVNSVEFQDGAIVRQGDLLYVIDPRPFEAVAEQADGQLSDARAKVELAKRELDRGLNLVQTSAVSEQVVDQRRQALQAAHAAEVQAAGALKAARLNIEFTHVTAPLTGRVSRHLVSPGNLVQGSDTGTSTLLTSIVALDPIYVYFDMDEATFIKYSKLWFEGKRPSSRDTANPVQVSLAGETKPSHEGTINFLDNRLDVSTGTLRSRAVIKNTDLSILPGQFGRVRLIGSAPYEALLIPDVAVATDQSRKIVFVVKPDDTVEARPVVLGPLDEGLRVIREGLKADDRVIVNGIQRARVGAKVAPQTAQAPAGGKS; encoded by the coding sequence ATGATTGGACCGGACGGAAGCGAGCGATTTGTCAAAAAGCACGATTTCGTTCAGATGCGGCATTGCGCAATAGCGGGCCTCCTCGCCACTTCATTCGCCCTCGCCGGTTGCGGACAGCCGACCTCGCAGGCCGCCGCGCCGCCGCCCGCGCCGGTGACCGTCGCCCAGCCGGTCAAGCGCACCGTCACCGATTGGGACGAGTTCACCGGCCGCTTCGAGGCGGTCGAGGAAGTCCAGGTGCGTCCGCGCGTCGGCGGCTTCGTCAACTCGGTCGAATTCCAGGACGGCGCCATCGTGCGTCAGGGAGACCTGCTCTACGTGATCGACCCGCGCCCGTTCGAGGCGGTGGCGGAACAAGCGGACGGCCAGCTCTCCGACGCCCGCGCCAAGGTCGAGCTTGCAAAGCGCGAGCTCGATCGCGGCCTGAACCTGGTGCAGACCAGCGCCGTGTCCGAGCAGGTCGTCGACCAGCGCCGCCAGGCCCTGCAGGCCGCGCATGCCGCGGAAGTGCAGGCCGCGGGCGCGCTGAAGGCTGCACGGCTCAACATCGAATTCACCCATGTGACCGCGCCGCTCACCGGGCGCGTCAGCCGCCATCTCGTCAGCCCGGGCAATCTCGTGCAGGGTAGCGATACCGGCACCTCGACGCTGCTCACCTCGATCGTTGCGCTCGATCCGATCTACGTCTATTTCGACATGGATGAGGCGACCTTCATCAAATACAGCAAGCTGTGGTTCGAAGGTAAGCGTCCGAGCTCGCGCGATACGGCAAACCCGGTGCAGGTGTCGCTCGCCGGCGAGACCAAGCCGTCGCATGAAGGTACCATCAACTTCCTCGACAACCGCCTCGACGTCTCCACCGGCACGCTGCGCAGCCGTGCCGTCATCAAGAACACCGATCTGTCGATCCTGCCCGGCCAGTTCGGTCGCGTCCGCCTGATCGGCAGCGCGCCCTACGAGGCGCTGCTGATCCCGGACGTCGCCGTTGCGACCGACCAGTCCCGCAAGATCGTGTTCGTGGTCAAGCCTGATGACACGGTCGAGGCGCGCCCGGTCGTGCTCGGGCCGCTCGACGAAGGCCTGCGCGTGATCCGCGAAGGCCTGAAGGCCGACGACCGCGTCATCGTCAACGGCATCCAGCGTGCCCGCGTCGGCGCCAAGGTCGCTCCGCAGACCGCGCAAGCCCCGGCTGGTGGCAAGTCATGA
- a CDS encoding lipocalin-like domain-containing protein: protein MSADKISRRAFAGGIAALAVARRAGAQGYAGLGETADGFARVTPGKTFTFPGDHGPHPEFRIEWWYLTANLTDSSGAACGLQWTLFRQATQPGPQGEGWANQQIWMAHAAVTRAGTHRFSEVFSRGGIGQAGVTAKPFAAWIDDWEMKGIERTDDRTLAPLTLKASGTDFGYALTLEADRPVVLQGDRGFSRKSERGQASYYYSQPFYRARGTLSIDDNPVDVTGQAWMDREWSSQPLDADQTGWDWLSLHLASGDKLMLYRLRQKDGKDYPFGNWISATGETQMIAGGDIRMMPKATAEVAGRKLPVEWQIAIPSRSFSIVCKPLNPNAWMGTGFSYWEGPISFAGTHDGVGYLELTGY from the coding sequence ATGAGCGCTGACAAGATCTCGCGGCGCGCTTTTGCCGGCGGCATCGCCGCACTCGCTGTGGCACGCCGCGCCGGCGCGCAAGGCTATGCCGGGCTCGGCGAGACCGCCGACGGCTTTGCCAGGGTTACGCCGGGAAAGACATTCACCTTTCCCGGGGATCACGGGCCGCATCCGGAGTTTCGCATCGAGTGGTGGTATCTCACGGCGAACCTCACAGACAGCAGCGGCGCGGCCTGCGGCCTGCAATGGACGCTGTTCCGCCAGGCGACTCAGCCTGGTCCGCAGGGCGAGGGCTGGGCCAATCAACAGATCTGGATGGCGCATGCCGCGGTGACGCGCGCCGGCACCCATCGCTTCAGCGAAGTGTTTTCGCGCGGCGGCATCGGGCAGGCCGGCGTCACGGCAAAGCCGTTTGCAGCCTGGATCGACGATTGGGAGATGAAGGGCATTGAGCGCACCGACGATCGCACGCTGGCACCGCTGACGCTGAAAGCCTCAGGCACGGACTTCGGCTACGCGCTGACGCTGGAGGCCGATCGTCCGGTGGTGCTGCAGGGCGATCGCGGCTTCAGCCGCAAGTCCGAGCGCGGGCAGGCGTCGTACTATTACAGCCAGCCGTTCTACCGCGCGCGCGGTACGCTCAGCATCGACGACAACCCGGTGGACGTGACAGGCCAGGCCTGGATGGACCGCGAATGGAGCAGCCAGCCGCTCGACGCCGACCAGACCGGCTGGGACTGGCTGTCGCTGCATCTTGCATCCGGCGACAAGCTGATGCTGTACCGGCTGCGACAGAAGGACGGCAAGGACTATCCGTTCGGCAACTGGATCAGCGCCACGGGCGAGACGCAGATGATTGCGGGTGGCGATATCCGGATGATGCCTAAGGCAACAGCGGAGGTTGCGGGGCGCAAGCTGCCGGTGGAGTGGCAGATCGCGATTCCCTCGCGCTCGTTCTCGATTGTGTGCAAGCCGCTCAATCCAAACGCCTGGATGGGGACCGGCTTCTCCTATTGGGAAGGGCCGATCAGCTTTGCCGGCACGCATGACGGCGTTGGCTATCTCGAGCTGACCGGGTATTGA
- a CDS encoding multidrug efflux RND transporter permease subunit produces the protein MNLGRLSINQPILAMVLSIVLLIVGALAYTTLPVSEYPQVVPPTVVVTTQYPGASAQTVSDTVAAPIEQEINGVEDMLYLYSQATSNGQLTITVTFKLGTDLDKAQVLVQNRVAIAQPRLPEEVQRNGVTTRKNSPDILMVVFMLSPDDTFDQLYISNYALLQVRDQLLRIDGVGDIQIFGARDYSMRLWLDPDRIANLGLTSTEVLAAIRAQNVQIAGGQIAEPPIADRAFQPNLTFTGRLKDQKQFEDILIKAGADGRTVRLRDVARIELGALAYSTNSFLLRKSAVAMLVTQRPGSNALATAKHISDTMAKLKESFPKGLDYNIGYNPTEFIAQSVHELIKTIYEAMLLVVIVVLVFLQGWRPAIIPIIAIPVSLVGTFAVMAALGFSINNLTLFGLVLAVGIVVDDAIVVVENVERHLEHGLSRRDAALKTMEEVGGALVSIALVLCAVFVPTAFLGGISGQFFQQFAVTIAVATAISCFCSLTLSPALASQILTPHEEKRPPASWNVIARGWNAFTGVFNRTFDRLAHGYAGLANFVIRHSVVMILIYVVLIGSAGWLIVTTPQGFIPAQDRGYVIISVQLPGAASLARTTEVVREIERISLDTPGIVRVAAFAGFSGATRTQAGNAAALFPVFDEPEVRIKKGLTANAITVELRKRLSAIQGAFIIVIPPPAVPGIGTGGGFTIRIQDRQGRGPELLAAATDELVAAARKSPLLLGPTVFSPFSANTPQLFVDIDRTKAQKLGVPIANINDTIQTYFGSTYVNDFNLFGRTYHVTAQADFPFRKEPSDLSRLRTRNASGDMVMLGSVVEFKDVSGPDRVARYNLYAASELQGEPAPGTSSTTALNTIKKLADDTLPSGFTFEWTDLSYQQITGGNAGLLVFPICVLFVYLVLAAQYGSWTLPFAVILIVPMCLLAATIGVRIMGQDVNILTQIGFVVLVGLAAKNAILIVEFARDIENEGKPRLEAVIEACRLRLRPILMTSFAFILGVLPLVISTGSGSEMRQAVGVAVFFGMIGVTLFGLLFTPIFYVVVRNLAEGRRDKKPEVAT, from the coding sequence ATGAATCTCGGCCGTCTCTCCATCAACCAGCCCATCCTGGCGATGGTGCTGTCGATCGTGCTCTTGATCGTCGGCGCGCTCGCCTACACCACGCTGCCGGTCTCCGAATATCCGCAAGTGGTGCCGCCCACCGTGGTGGTCACCACGCAATATCCCGGCGCCTCCGCGCAGACCGTGTCCGACACGGTCGCAGCTCCGATCGAGCAGGAGATCAACGGCGTCGAGGACATGCTGTATCTCTACAGCCAGGCGACCTCGAACGGCCAGCTCACCATCACCGTCACCTTCAAGCTCGGCACCGATCTCGACAAGGCCCAGGTGCTGGTGCAGAACCGCGTCGCGATCGCGCAGCCGCGACTGCCCGAAGAAGTCCAGCGCAACGGCGTCACCACGCGCAAGAACTCGCCCGACATCCTGATGGTCGTGTTCATGCTGTCGCCCGACGACACGTTCGACCAGCTCTACATCTCGAACTACGCGCTGCTGCAGGTTCGCGACCAGCTCTTGCGCATCGACGGCGTCGGCGACATCCAGATCTTCGGCGCCCGCGACTATTCGATGCGGCTGTGGCTCGATCCCGACCGCATCGCCAATCTCGGCCTGACCTCCACCGAGGTGCTGGCCGCGATCCGTGCCCAGAACGTGCAGATCGCGGGCGGCCAGATCGCCGAGCCGCCGATCGCCGACCGCGCCTTCCAGCCGAACCTGACATTCACGGGGCGGCTCAAGGACCAGAAGCAGTTCGAGGACATCCTGATCAAGGCCGGCGCCGACGGCCGCACGGTGCGGCTGCGCGACGTTGCCCGCATCGAGCTCGGCGCGCTCGCCTATTCCACCAACAGCTTCCTGCTGCGCAAATCGGCGGTCGCCATGCTGGTGACGCAGCGGCCCGGGTCGAACGCGCTCGCGACCGCGAAGCACATCTCCGACACCATGGCGAAGCTGAAGGAGAGTTTTCCGAAAGGCCTCGACTACAATATCGGCTACAACCCGACCGAGTTCATCGCCCAGTCGGTTCACGAGCTGATCAAGACGATCTACGAGGCGATGCTGCTCGTGGTCATCGTCGTGCTGGTGTTCCTGCAGGGATGGCGGCCCGCGATCATTCCGATCATCGCGATCCCGGTCTCGCTGGTCGGCACTTTTGCGGTAATGGCGGCGCTCGGCTTCTCCATCAACAATCTCACCTTGTTCGGCCTCGTGCTTGCAGTCGGTATCGTCGTCGACGACGCCATCGTCGTGGTCGAGAACGTCGAACGCCATCTCGAGCACGGCCTGAGCCGGCGCGATGCCGCGCTCAAGACCATGGAGGAGGTCGGCGGCGCGCTGGTTTCGATTGCGCTGGTGCTGTGCGCGGTGTTCGTGCCGACCGCATTCCTCGGCGGCATCTCCGGGCAGTTCTTCCAGCAATTCGCCGTCACCATTGCGGTCGCGACCGCGATCTCCTGTTTCTGCTCGCTGACGCTGTCGCCGGCACTGGCCTCGCAAATCCTCACGCCGCACGAGGAGAAACGGCCGCCGGCGAGCTGGAATGTCATCGCGCGCGGCTGGAATGCCTTCACCGGCGTGTTCAACCGCACATTCGACCGTCTCGCCCATGGCTATGCCGGCCTTGCCAATTTCGTGATCCGGCATTCGGTGGTGATGATCCTGATCTATGTCGTGCTGATCGGCAGCGCCGGCTGGCTGATCGTGACGACGCCGCAGGGCTTCATCCCCGCGCAGGATCGCGGCTACGTCATCATCTCAGTGCAATTGCCCGGCGCGGCCTCGCTGGCGCGTACCACCGAGGTCGTGCGCGAGATCGAACGTATATCGCTGGATACGCCGGGCATCGTCCGCGTCGCGGCCTTCGCCGGCTTCTCGGGCGCGACGCGCACGCAGGCCGGCAACGCGGCAGCGCTATTCCCGGTGTTCGATGAGCCCGAGGTTCGGATCAAGAAGGGATTGACCGCCAACGCCATCACAGTCGAGCTGCGCAAGCGCCTGTCTGCGATCCAGGGCGCCTTCATCATCGTGATTCCGCCGCCGGCCGTGCCGGGCATCGGCACCGGCGGCGGGTTCACCATCCGCATCCAGGACCGTCAGGGCCGCGGGCCTGAGCTGCTCGCCGCGGCCACCGACGAGCTTGTCGCCGCGGCGCGCAAATCGCCCTTGCTGCTCGGCCCCACGGTGTTCTCGCCGTTCTCGGCTAACACGCCGCAGCTCTTCGTCGACATCGACCGCACCAAGGCGCAGAAGCTCGGTGTGCCCATCGCCAACATCAACGACACGATTCAGACCTATTTCGGATCGACCTATGTCAACGACTTCAACCTGTTCGGCCGCACCTATCACGTCACCGCGCAGGCGGATTTCCCGTTCCGGAAAGAGCCGAGCGACCTCTCGCGCCTGCGCACCCGCAACGCTTCCGGCGACATGGTGATGCTCGGCAGCGTGGTCGAGTTCAAGGACGTCTCGGGCCCGGACCGCGTCGCGCGCTACAATCTCTATGCGGCGTCCGAGCTGCAGGGCGAGCCGGCGCCGGGCACCAGCTCGACCACCGCGCTCAACACCATCAAGAAGCTCGCGGACGACACCCTGCCGAGCGGCTTCACCTTCGAATGGACGGATCTGTCCTATCAGCAGATCACCGGCGGCAATGCCGGCCTGCTCGTGTTCCCGATCTGCGTGCTGTTCGTCTATCTCGTGCTCGCCGCGCAATACGGAAGCTGGACGCTGCCGTTCGCGGTGATCCTGATCGTGCCGATGTGCCTGCTCGCGGCCACCATCGGCGTCCGCATCATGGGGCAGGACGTCAACATCCTCACCCAGATCGGCTTCGTCGTGCTGGTGGGACTGGCGGCGAAGAACGCGATCCTGATCGTCGAGTTCGCGCGCGATATCGAGAACGAAGGCAAGCCGCGGCTGGAGGCGGTGATCGAAGCCTGCCGCCTGCGCCTGCGGCCGATCCTGATGACCTCCTTCGCTTTCATCCTCGGCGTGCTGCCGCTGGTGATCTCGACCGGCTCCGGCTCCGAGATGCGCCAGGCCGTCGGCGTCGCTGTCTTCTTCGGCATGATCGGCGTCACCCTGTTCGGGCTTCTGTTCACCCCGATCTTCTATGTGGTGGTGCGGAACCTCGCCGAGGGGCGGCGGGACAAGAAGCCGGAGGTCGCGACGTAG
- a CDS encoding iron-containing alcohol dehydrogenase yields MYQGRVVYGAIEEVVFGHPAAGAIAAQMDRLGARRAFLMVSGTLNRQTDEIEKIKQALGSRCAGLFDAMPAHTPREAVIAATRAAREVAADLIVTVGGGSITDGAKAVQLCLANGIDTIDGIERIRVHKGVAPEMNAPTVRQVSVPTTIAGGEFSSIAGVTDRSTNVKQMLRHPLTVPRATILDPAITVHTPEWLFLSTGIRAVDHCVEAICSRETHPYADAQSVKGLAMLADALPRVKADSSDLDARMDAQIGTWLSMGALAAGVPMGASHGIGYVLGAAFGVPHGHTSCVMLPAVMRWNARDNAERQMIVAAAMGFPGHNAADVLDAFIRSLGMPRSLADVHVSPEHFDAIAEQAMRTNWIPRNPRKIDGPADIKEILFLAA; encoded by the coding sequence GTGTACCAGGGACGTGTCGTTTACGGCGCGATCGAGGAGGTCGTGTTCGGCCATCCTGCGGCCGGCGCGATCGCGGCGCAGATGGACCGGTTGGGAGCGCGCCGCGCCTTCCTGATGGTCTCAGGGACGCTGAACCGGCAGACCGACGAAATCGAGAAGATCAAGCAAGCTTTGGGTTCCCGTTGTGCCGGCCTGTTCGACGCGATGCCGGCGCACACGCCGCGCGAGGCGGTGATCGCGGCTACTCGCGCGGCGCGCGAGGTGGCCGCCGACCTGATCGTCACCGTCGGCGGCGGCTCGATCACCGACGGCGCCAAGGCCGTGCAGCTCTGTCTTGCCAACGGCATCGATACGATCGACGGCATTGAGCGCATCCGCGTGCACAAGGGTGTCGCGCCCGAGATGAATGCGCCGACCGTGCGCCAGGTCAGCGTGCCGACCACGATTGCCGGCGGCGAGTTCTCATCGATTGCCGGCGTCACCGACCGCAGCACCAATGTGAAGCAGATGCTGCGGCATCCGCTCACTGTGCCGCGCGCGACCATCCTCGACCCCGCTATCACCGTGCACACGCCGGAATGGCTGTTCCTCTCCACCGGCATCCGTGCCGTCGACCATTGCGTCGAGGCGATCTGCTCGCGCGAGACGCACCCTTACGCGGACGCGCAATCGGTCAAGGGCCTTGCCATGCTTGCCGATGCGCTGCCGCGGGTGAAGGCCGATTCCAGCGATCTCGATGCACGCATGGATGCGCAGATCGGAACCTGGCTGTCGATGGGCGCGCTCGCCGCCGGCGTGCCCATGGGCGCGAGCCACGGCATCGGCTACGTGCTGGGCGCGGCCTTCGGCGTGCCGCACGGCCACACCTCCTGCGTCATGCTGCCGGCGGTGATGCGCTGGAATGCGCGCGACAATGCCGAGCGGCAGATGATCGTTGCGGCCGCGATGGGTTTTCCCGGCCATAACGCCGCCGACGTGCTCGATGCCTTCATCCGCTCGCTCGGCATGCCGCGCAGCCTCGCGGACGTGCACGTCTCGCCGGAGCATTTCGACGCCATCGCCGAACAGGCCATGCGCACGAACTGGATCCCGCGCAACCCGCGCAAGATCGACGGCCCCGCCGACATCAAGGAAATCCTGTTTCTCGCCGCATGA
- a CDS encoding ABC transporter substrate-binding protein, giving the protein MKSPLLAAVATSALLLAAPASAQGVKIGILNDQSGVYADYGGKWSVEAAKMAIEDFGGEVLGQKIELVTADHQNKPDLASSIARRWYDVENVDMITELTTSSVALAIHELSKEKKKIDIVVGAATSRLTGDACQPYGFHWAYDTRALGVGTGGALTKAGGDTWFFLTADYAFGYALEKDTSEIVTANGGKVVGSVRVPLNSSDFSSFLLQAQSSKAKIVGLANAGLDTTNSIKQASEFGIVASGQKLAGLLMTLAEVNGLGLQAAQGLVLTEGYYWDLNDKTRNLGERFLKRTGRMPSMIHAGTYSATLSYLKAVKAAGTKDPEAVAKKLKELPVNDDFAQGGKVLENGRMVHDMYLFEVKKPSESKKPWDYYKLLATVPGDKAFFTAKESGCPLTK; this is encoded by the coding sequence ATGAAATCACCCCTTTTGGCCGCCGTCGCAACCTCGGCCCTGCTGCTGGCAGCGCCGGCCTCCGCGCAAGGCGTCAAGATCGGCATCCTCAACGACCAGTCCGGCGTCTACGCCGATTACGGCGGCAAATGGTCGGTCGAAGCGGCCAAGATGGCGATCGAGGATTTTGGCGGCGAGGTGCTTGGCCAGAAGATCGAGCTCGTCACCGCCGACCACCAGAACAAGCCTGACCTCGCAAGCTCGATCGCGCGGCGCTGGTACGACGTCGAGAACGTCGACATGATCACGGAGCTGACGACCTCATCGGTCGCGCTCGCGATCCACGAGCTCTCCAAGGAAAAGAAGAAGATCGACATCGTCGTTGGCGCGGCAACCTCGCGACTCACCGGCGATGCCTGCCAGCCCTACGGCTTCCACTGGGCCTATGACACCCGCGCGCTCGGCGTCGGAACCGGCGGCGCGCTGACCAAGGCCGGCGGCGACACCTGGTTCTTCCTCACCGCCGACTACGCCTTCGGCTACGCGCTGGAGAAGGACACCAGCGAGATCGTCACCGCCAATGGCGGCAAGGTGGTCGGCTCGGTGCGCGTGCCGCTCAATTCCTCGGACTTCTCCTCCTTCCTGCTGCAGGCGCAGAGCTCGAAGGCGAAGATCGTCGGCCTCGCCAATGCAGGCCTCGACACCACCAACTCGATCAAGCAGGCGTCCGAATTCGGCATCGTCGCCAGTGGTCAGAAACTCGCCGGCCTCCTGATGACGCTCGCCGAGGTGAACGGCCTCGGCCTGCAGGCCGCGCAGGGCCTAGTGCTGACCGAGGGCTATTACTGGGATCTCAACGACAAGACCCGCAATCTCGGCGAACGCTTCCTCAAGCGCACCGGCCGGATGCCGAGCATGATCCACGCCGGCACCTATTCGGCGACGCTGAGCTATCTCAAGGCCGTCAAGGCCGCCGGCACGAAGGATCCGGAGGCCGTCGCCAAGAAGCTGAAGGAGCTCCCGGTCAACGACGACTTCGCGCAGGGCGGCAAGGTGCTCGAGAACGGCCGCATGGTCCACGACATGTATCTGTTCGAAGTCAAGAAGCCCTCGGAATCGAAGAAGCCCTGGGACTATTACAAGCTGCTCGCCACCGTCCCCGGCGACAAGGCCTTCTTCACCGCCAAGGAAAGCGGCTGTCCGCTGACGAAGTGA
- a CDS encoding MAPEG family protein, with translation MYHLTALVTLLAIAFYFFTCINVSRSRDKTGVKVPAMSGHPDFERAFRIQMNTLEWMPIVLPALWLFAIYISDAIAAAIGAVWIVGRIVYFIGYSQAAAKRGPGFAIQALAAIALWAGALGAVVLRLV, from the coding sequence ATGTATCATCTCACCGCCCTCGTCACGCTGCTGGCGATCGCATTCTACTTCTTCACCTGCATCAACGTGTCACGCTCGCGCGACAAGACCGGCGTCAAGGTGCCGGCGATGTCGGGCCATCCGGATTTCGAGCGCGCCTTCCGTATCCAGATGAACACGCTGGAATGGATGCCAATTGTCCTGCCGGCGCTCTGGCTGTTTGCGATCTACATCAGCGATGCCATCGCAGCGGCGATCGGCGCGGTGTGGATCGTCGGCCGCATCGTCTATTTCATCGGCTATTCGCAGGCCGCAGCAAAACGAGGCCCCGGATTTGCGATCCAGGCGCTGGCCGCGATTGCGCTGTGGGCGGGGGCGCTGGGCGCGGTGGTGTTGCGGTTGGTGTGA